A stretch of Oncorhynchus gorbuscha isolate QuinsamMale2020 ecotype Even-year linkage group LG24, OgorEven_v1.0, whole genome shotgun sequence DNA encodes these proteins:
- the pkd2 gene encoding polycystin-2 isoform X1 yields MSSTRVRSQQPQQNQAGRSATGAAGASLPHRLDTSEGIEMENIQHQDLGLGGAIGTPSPPSRQAWSRDNPGFEPEEEMMGADWPPASPGRRSVSTGSSSSCSSGLGSYTAGGSSTRIHRGLYPTPTVDALQQDRHDIKSCGKRILEKIRILWGTQLMEDSDSSRERYLRNVLREMVTYVIFLITLCILTYGMVGSNMYYYTKVMSQLFLDTPLSPGDTATFRSLSTMGEFWKFTEGPFLNGMYWEVWYNNKSLPENHSMIYYENLLLGVPRLRQVKVRNESCSVHEDLRDEVQDCYNMYTPSNEDSAPFGPMNGTAWMYTEENSLNGSSYWGQVATYGGGGYYQDLARSRDESAGLLRSLKHQLWLDRGTRAVFLDFSVYNGNINLFCIARLVVEFPATGGVVTSWQFQTVRLIRYVSSWDYFVGVCEVAFCLFILYYVVEEALEIRIHRLRYFKSVWNCLDVLIVVLSVSAIIINITRTSLVSNRLKDLLENHSAHPSFEPLAHLQVTFNNMAAVIVLFSWVKLFKFINFNKTMSQLSTTMSRCAKDLIGFAIMFFIIFLAYAQLAYLVFGTQVNDFSTFQACIFTQFRIILGDFEFSEIEEANPVLGPIYFITFVFFIFFILMNMFLAIINDTYSEVKADMSQQRSEMEMTDLIKKGCNKALMKLRLKKTTVDDISDSLRQAGGKLNFGELRQDLKGKGHTDEEIEAIFAKYDHGGDQELTEHEHQQMRDDLEKEREDLDLERSSLPRPTSGRSFPRSHDDSEEDDDEDSGHSSRRRGSSSGGVPYEEFQVLVRRVDRMEHSIGSIVSKIDAVIVKLEAMERAKLKRRDVLGKLLEGVLEDERQGRDTDVQREQMERLVREELERWESDDTVSQVSHHQPATAIGPGAQPRPRPSSSLSTDGVDAGGNGSGHV; encoded by the exons ATGAGCTCGACTCGGGTGAGATCACAACAACCGCAGCAGAATCAGGCTGGCAGGTCCGCCACGGGTGCAGCGGGTGCGTCCTTGCCGCACAGATTGGACACAAGCGAGGGGATTGAGATGGAGAACATACAGCACCAGGATTTGGGGCTCGGGGGCGCCATAGGCACACCATCACCTCCCTCAAGACAAGCCTGGAGTCGGGACAACCCGGGGTTCGAACCGGAGGAAGAGATGATGGGGGCCGATTGGCCTCCGGCTAGCCCGGGGAGAAGATCAGTGTCCACAGGCTCCAGCAGTAGCTGCAGCAGCGGGTTGGGAAGTTACACTGCTGGAGGGAGCAGCACCCGCATCCACCGTGGATTATACCCGACGCCGACAGTGGATGCCCTGCAGCAAGACAGACATGACATCAAAAGCTGTGGGAAGAGGATACTGGAGAAAATAAGAA TTCTATGGGGTACTCAGCTGATGGAGGACAGTGACAGCAGCAGAGAGAGGTACCTGAGGAATGTCCTGAGAGAAATGGTCACCTATGTCATCTTCCTTATCACACTGTGTATCT tgaccTATGGGATGGTAGGCTCCAACATGTACTACTACACCAAGGTGATGTCCCAGCTCTTCCTGGATACACCACTGTCCCCGGGGGACACAGCCACATTCAGAAGCCTCTCAACTATGGGTGAATTCTGGAAG TTCACAGAGGGTCCCTTCCTGAACGGGATGTATTGGGAAGTGTGGTACAACAACAAGAGTCTCCCTGAGAACCACAGTATGATCTACTATGAGAACCTGCTACTGGGGGTGCCCCGCCTCCGCCAGGTCAAAGTTCGCAACGAATCCTGCTCCGTGCACGAGGACCTTAGGGATGAGGTGCAGGACTGCTATAACATGTACACCCCGAGCAACGAGGACAGCGCCCCCTTTGGCCCCATGAACGGAACTGC GTGGATGTACACAGAGGAGAACAGCCTGAATGGGAGTAGTTACTGGGGCCAGGTGGCTACCTACGGTGGAGGGGGGTACTACCAGGACCTGGCCCGTTCCAGAGATGAGTCAGCTGGCTTGCTACGCTCCCTAAAACACCAGCTGTGGCTGGACAGAGGAACCAGAGCCGTCTTCCTGGACTTCTCCGTCTACAACGGCAACATCAACCTCTTCTGTATTGCCAG ATTGGTGGTGGAGTTCCCCGCTACAGGAGGCGTAGTCACTTCCTGGCAGTTTCAGACGGTGCGTCTGATTCGCTACGTGTCCAGCTGGGACTACTTTGTCGGGGTGTGTGAGGTGGCCTTCTGCCTCTTCATCCTGTACTACGTGGTGGAGGAGGCCCTGGAGATACGCATCCACCGCCTGCGCTACTTCAAGAGTGTGTGGAACTGCCTGGACGTCCTCATCGTTGTG TTGAGTGTTTCTGCCATAATCATCAACATCACCAGAACATCACTGGTGAGCAATCGCCTCAAAGACCTTCTGGAGAACCACAGCGCCCACCCCAGCTTCGAGCCCCTGGCACACCTCCAGGTTACGTTCAACAACATGGCCGCAGTCATCGTCCTTTTCTCCTGGGTGAAG ctcTTCAAGTTCATCAACTTCAACAAGACCATGAGCCAGCTGTCCACCACCATGTCTCGCTGTGCCAAGGACCTCATCGGCTTCGCCATCATGTTCTTCATCATCTTCCTGGCCTACGCTCAGCTGGCCTACCTGGTGTTTGGCACCCAGGTCAACGACTTCAGTACCTTCCAAGCCTGCAT TTTTACCCAGTTCCGCATCATCCTGGGAGACTTTGAGTTCTCAGAGATAGAGGAGGCTAACCCAGTCCTGGGACCCATCTACTTCATCACCTTtgtcttcttcatcttcttcatCCTCATG AATATGTTCCTGGCCATCATCAATGACACCTACTCAGAGGTGAAGGCAGACATGTCCCAGCAGAGGTCTGAGATGGAGATGACGGACCTCATTAAAAAG GGCTGTAACAAAGCCTTGATGAAGCTGAGACTGAAGAAGACCACTGTGGATGACATATCAGACAGTCTGCGCCAGGCCGGTGGGAAACTCAACTTCGGCGAGCTCCGCCAGGACCTCAAAGG AAAGGGCCACACGGATGAGGAGATTGAGGCCATCTTTGCCAAATATGACCACGGTGGGGACCAGGAGCTGACTGAGCACGAACACCAGCAGATGAGGGATGacctggagaaagagaga GAGGACCTGGATCTGGAGCGCAGCTCGTTGCCCAGACCCACCAGTGGGCGGAGCTTCCCCCGTAGCCATGATGACTCGGAGGAGGATGACGACGAGGACAGCGGTCACAGCTCCCGTCGCCGCGGCAGCAGCTCAGGGGGCGTGCCCTACGAAGAGTTTCAAGT GCTGGTGCGTCGTGTTGACCGGATGGAGCACTCCATAGGTAGTATAGTGTCTAAGATCGATGCAGTGATTGTGAAGCTGGAGGCCATGGAGAGAGCTAAGCTCAAGAGGAGAGACGTGCTGGGAAAACTGCTGGAGGGGGTGCTGGAG gatGAGAGGCAGGGTCGGGACACGGACGTCCAGAGAGAGCAGATGGAGCGGCTGGTAAGGGAGGAGCTAGAGCGCTGGGAGTCTGACGACACTGTCTCACAGGTCAGCCATCACCAGCCCGCCACTGCCATTGGTCCAGGTGCCCAACCACGCCcccgcccctcctcctccctttctacTGATGGGGTGGATGCTGGGGGTAATGGGAGTGGCCACGTGTAA
- the pkd2 gene encoding polycystin-2 isoform X2, translating to MSSTRVRSQQPQQNQAGRSATGAAGASLPHRLDTSEGIEMENIQHQDLGLGGAIGTPSPPSRQAWSRDNPGFEPEEEMMGADWPPASPGRRSVSTGSSSSCSSGLGSYTAGGSSTRIHRGLYPTPTVDALQQDRHDIKSCGKRILEKIRILWGTQLMEDSDSSRERYLRNVLREMVTYVIFLITLCILTYGMVGSNMYYYTKVMSQLFLDTPLSPGDTATFRSLSTMGEFWKFTEGPFLNGMYWEVWYNNKSLPENHSMIYYENLLLGVPRLRQVKVRNESCSVHEDLRDEVQDCYNMYTPSNEDSAPFGPMNGTAWMYTEENSLNGSSYWGQVATYGGGGYYQDLARSRDESAGLLRSLKHQLWLDRGTRAVFLDFSVYNGNINLFCIARLVVEFPATGGVVTSWQFQTVRLIRYVSSWDYFVGVCEVAFCLFILYYVVEEALEIRIHRLRYFKSVWNCLDVLIVVLSVSAIIINITRTSLVSNRLKDLLENHSAHPSFEPLAHLQVTFNNMAAVIVLFSWVKLFKFINFNKTMSQLSTTMSRCAKDLIGFAIMFFIIFLAYAQLAYLVFGTQVNDFSTFQACIFTQFRIILGDFEFSEIEEANPVLGPIYFITFVFFIFFILMNMFLAIINDTYSEVKADMSQQRSEMEMTDLIKKGCNKALMKLRLKKTTVDDISDSLRQAGGKLNFGELRQDLKGKGHTDEEIEAIFAKYDHGGDQELTEHEHQQMRDDLEKERDLDLERSSLPRPTSGRSFPRSHDDSEEDDDEDSGHSSRRRGSSSGGVPYEEFQVLVRRVDRMEHSIGSIVSKIDAVIVKLEAMERAKLKRRDVLGKLLEGVLEDERQGRDTDVQREQMERLVREELERWESDDTVSQVSHHQPATAIGPGAQPRPRPSSSLSTDGVDAGGNGSGHV from the exons ATGAGCTCGACTCGGGTGAGATCACAACAACCGCAGCAGAATCAGGCTGGCAGGTCCGCCACGGGTGCAGCGGGTGCGTCCTTGCCGCACAGATTGGACACAAGCGAGGGGATTGAGATGGAGAACATACAGCACCAGGATTTGGGGCTCGGGGGCGCCATAGGCACACCATCACCTCCCTCAAGACAAGCCTGGAGTCGGGACAACCCGGGGTTCGAACCGGAGGAAGAGATGATGGGGGCCGATTGGCCTCCGGCTAGCCCGGGGAGAAGATCAGTGTCCACAGGCTCCAGCAGTAGCTGCAGCAGCGGGTTGGGAAGTTACACTGCTGGAGGGAGCAGCACCCGCATCCACCGTGGATTATACCCGACGCCGACAGTGGATGCCCTGCAGCAAGACAGACATGACATCAAAAGCTGTGGGAAGAGGATACTGGAGAAAATAAGAA TTCTATGGGGTACTCAGCTGATGGAGGACAGTGACAGCAGCAGAGAGAGGTACCTGAGGAATGTCCTGAGAGAAATGGTCACCTATGTCATCTTCCTTATCACACTGTGTATCT tgaccTATGGGATGGTAGGCTCCAACATGTACTACTACACCAAGGTGATGTCCCAGCTCTTCCTGGATACACCACTGTCCCCGGGGGACACAGCCACATTCAGAAGCCTCTCAACTATGGGTGAATTCTGGAAG TTCACAGAGGGTCCCTTCCTGAACGGGATGTATTGGGAAGTGTGGTACAACAACAAGAGTCTCCCTGAGAACCACAGTATGATCTACTATGAGAACCTGCTACTGGGGGTGCCCCGCCTCCGCCAGGTCAAAGTTCGCAACGAATCCTGCTCCGTGCACGAGGACCTTAGGGATGAGGTGCAGGACTGCTATAACATGTACACCCCGAGCAACGAGGACAGCGCCCCCTTTGGCCCCATGAACGGAACTGC GTGGATGTACACAGAGGAGAACAGCCTGAATGGGAGTAGTTACTGGGGCCAGGTGGCTACCTACGGTGGAGGGGGGTACTACCAGGACCTGGCCCGTTCCAGAGATGAGTCAGCTGGCTTGCTACGCTCCCTAAAACACCAGCTGTGGCTGGACAGAGGAACCAGAGCCGTCTTCCTGGACTTCTCCGTCTACAACGGCAACATCAACCTCTTCTGTATTGCCAG ATTGGTGGTGGAGTTCCCCGCTACAGGAGGCGTAGTCACTTCCTGGCAGTTTCAGACGGTGCGTCTGATTCGCTACGTGTCCAGCTGGGACTACTTTGTCGGGGTGTGTGAGGTGGCCTTCTGCCTCTTCATCCTGTACTACGTGGTGGAGGAGGCCCTGGAGATACGCATCCACCGCCTGCGCTACTTCAAGAGTGTGTGGAACTGCCTGGACGTCCTCATCGTTGTG TTGAGTGTTTCTGCCATAATCATCAACATCACCAGAACATCACTGGTGAGCAATCGCCTCAAAGACCTTCTGGAGAACCACAGCGCCCACCCCAGCTTCGAGCCCCTGGCACACCTCCAGGTTACGTTCAACAACATGGCCGCAGTCATCGTCCTTTTCTCCTGGGTGAAG ctcTTCAAGTTCATCAACTTCAACAAGACCATGAGCCAGCTGTCCACCACCATGTCTCGCTGTGCCAAGGACCTCATCGGCTTCGCCATCATGTTCTTCATCATCTTCCTGGCCTACGCTCAGCTGGCCTACCTGGTGTTTGGCACCCAGGTCAACGACTTCAGTACCTTCCAAGCCTGCAT TTTTACCCAGTTCCGCATCATCCTGGGAGACTTTGAGTTCTCAGAGATAGAGGAGGCTAACCCAGTCCTGGGACCCATCTACTTCATCACCTTtgtcttcttcatcttcttcatCCTCATG AATATGTTCCTGGCCATCATCAATGACACCTACTCAGAGGTGAAGGCAGACATGTCCCAGCAGAGGTCTGAGATGGAGATGACGGACCTCATTAAAAAG GGCTGTAACAAAGCCTTGATGAAGCTGAGACTGAAGAAGACCACTGTGGATGACATATCAGACAGTCTGCGCCAGGCCGGTGGGAAACTCAACTTCGGCGAGCTCCGCCAGGACCTCAAAGG AAAGGGCCACACGGATGAGGAGATTGAGGCCATCTTTGCCAAATATGACCACGGTGGGGACCAGGAGCTGACTGAGCACGAACACCAGCAGATGAGGGATGacctggagaaagagaga GACCTGGATCTGGAGCGCAGCTCGTTGCCCAGACCCACCAGTGGGCGGAGCTTCCCCCGTAGCCATGATGACTCGGAGGAGGATGACGACGAGGACAGCGGTCACAGCTCCCGTCGCCGCGGCAGCAGCTCAGGGGGCGTGCCCTACGAAGAGTTTCAAGT GCTGGTGCGTCGTGTTGACCGGATGGAGCACTCCATAGGTAGTATAGTGTCTAAGATCGATGCAGTGATTGTGAAGCTGGAGGCCATGGAGAGAGCTAAGCTCAAGAGGAGAGACGTGCTGGGAAAACTGCTGGAGGGGGTGCTGGAG gatGAGAGGCAGGGTCGGGACACGGACGTCCAGAGAGAGCAGATGGAGCGGCTGGTAAGGGAGGAGCTAGAGCGCTGGGAGTCTGACGACACTGTCTCACAGGTCAGCCATCACCAGCCCGCCACTGCCATTGGTCCAGGTGCCCAACCACGCCcccgcccctcctcctccctttctacTGATGGGGTGGATGCTGGGGGTAATGGGAGTGGCCACGTGTAA